One window from the genome of Eriocheir sinensis breed Jianghai 21 chromosome 7, ASM2467909v1, whole genome shotgun sequence encodes:
- the LOC126995181 gene encoding ionotropic receptor 93a-like, whose amino-acid sequence MKRSDIYSLFLALLSILCPSSSSSSSSSSSSSSSFTASITNASYEGGAGGVRGGVWGDLNAILRRDSETRCSVAVVTEGRSGALMPAVKQMGGAGGAAAAGWSLFEAGTTCNHDNATSTTSHLANVLRRVRQVRRRSWCLTVIILVTASCPRLLAPLAAASEGVRLLAGDTRLLVVTRMAPTLLPPLLGRHWVFRMANTLFMNLRESDAEDMHGVGVYLYRPYDREGPGMTKVGEWEGTPGINSSSSSSSSSSSSSSSFLHLHRRLHLLQDKFSDFHGAEVQVTAKPFPPYWLEGDGEAGKGGHHGTDYLLLDAVASALNFTISVLPTVDWDEVTQKVEQRQALMATIIYAVLPERLKRYDFSYPYEYASPTFCMTKPVLEPQFLSLYYPLANEVWLFILFALFLVPVILVQMIRVLNQQATPTPRMSSLLGEVLRTLLGQDLTQEGKKLKVARGRLVLGAWLLFALVIGSAYRGNLTASLTIPKYPPRPETLVQLVQVVRKVTMPPYGAQFKDFYSQSDSQVYKALAQRMDLVGSAEEGLTQASDKQAHIQVRRYLELVIAESFTLRDGSTALYLGRDSVFPGLSAWPLPHDAPYKPRLDRCIMAVKEAGLYEKWSKDVMAEARKRGKERREKEEEEKGNENNEEEKGTEGSLIQALSLTHLQGPLFVLFLGLLFGGFLFIGECIAIRLDTRGRENLK is encoded by the exons ATGAAGAGGAGTGATATATACAgtctcttccttgctcttctttctattttgtgtccttcctcctcctcttcctcttcctcttcctcttcctcctcctcttccttcaccgccTCCATCACCAATGCGTCGTATGAAG ggggCGCTGGCGGGGTGCGAGGAGGCGTCTGGGGTGACCTGAATGCTATCTTGCGGAGGGATAGCGAGACGAGGTGCTCCGTGGCGGTCGTGACGGAGGGCCGGAGTGGTGCCTTGATGCCGGCCGTAAagcag atGGGGGGTGCTGGGGGGGCGGCAGCGGCTGGGTGGTCATTATTCGAGGCGGGAACGACCTGTAACCATGACAACGCGACTTCAACGACCTCTCACCTGGCGAACGTGCTGCGAAGAGTGAGACAG GTGCGGCGGCGGTCCTGGTGCCTCACGGTTATCATTCTCGTGACCGCATCATGCCCGCGCCTCCTCGCTCCCTTGGCCGCGGCGAGCGAGGGCGTGCGGTTGCTGGCAGGGGACACACGCCTCTTGGTAGTGACGCGCATGGCCCCCACCCTCCTGCCGCCGCTGCTGGGCCGACACTGGGTTTTCAGGATGGCCAACACGCTTTTTATGAACCTGAGGGAATCGGACGCAGAGGACATGCATGG GGTGGGTGTATACCTCTACCGACCTTACGATAGGGAGGGGCCCGGTATGACGAAggtgggggagtgggaggggacgCCGggtatcaactcctcctcctcctcctcctcctcctcctcctcctcctcctcttccttcctccacctacaccgccgcctccacctcctgcaAGATAAGTTTTCCGA CTTCCACGGGGCCGAGGTGCAGGTGACCGCGAAGCCCTTCCCCCCGTACTGGCTGGAGGGGGACGGGGAGGCTGGAAAGGGCGGCCACCACGGGACTGACTACCTCCTCCTCGACGCCGTGGCCTCAGCACTGAATTTTACCATTAGTGTCCTGCCTACCGTGGACTGGGACGAG GTGACGCAGAAGGTTGAGCAGCGTCAGGCGCTCATGGCCACGATCATCTACGCTGTGCTGCCGGAGCGCCTCAAGCGGTACGACTTCTCCTACCCCTACGAGTACGCCTCCCCGACCTTCTGTATGACCAAGCCCGTTCTCGAGCCGCAGTTTCTCAGTCTCTACTACCCGCTGGCCAATGAGGTGTGGCTCTTCAtcctcttcgccctcttcctcgtcCCCGTCATCTTGGTACag ATGATCCGCGTCCTCAACCAGCAAGCCACCCCAACCCCTCGCATGTCTTCCTTACTGGGGGAGGTGCTACGGACACTCCTGGGCCAAGATCTGACCCAGGAGGGGAAGAAGCTGAAGGTCGCAAGGGGGCGGTTAGTACTCGGCGCCTGGCTTCTGTTCGCTCTTGTCATCGGGTCAGCCTACCGCGGGAACCTGACGGCGTCCCTTACGATACCGAAGTACCCGCCGCGCCCCGAGACTTTGGTGCAGCTGGTACAGGTGGTGaggaa GGTAACAATGCCTCCCTATGGCGCGCAGTTCAAGGATTTCTACAGCCAGTCGGACAGCCAGGTATATAAGGCCTTGGCGCAGCGCATGGATCTCGTGGGCTCGGCAGAGGAGGGACTCACCCAAGCTAGTGACAA ACAAGCTCACATCCAAGTCAGACGCTACCTCGAGCTGGTAATCGCGGAGAGCTTCACATTGCGGGACGGGAGCACCGCGCTGTACCTGGGCCGGGACAGCGTGTTTCCGGGACTCTCCGCCTGGCCCCTGCCCCACGACGCCCCGTACAAACCCAGACTGGACCGCTGCATCATGGCTGTtaaggag gCTGGTCTATACGAAAAATGGAGCAAGGACGTGATGgcagaggcaaggaagagagggaaggagagaagagagaaggaggaggaggagaaaggaaatgagaacaatgaggaagagaaaggaacagaagggtCACTCATACAagccctctctctcacccatctTCAAGGAcccctctttgtcctcttcctcggCCTCCTCTTTGGCGGTTTCCTCTTCATTGGGGAGTGCATAGCGATACGACTGGacacgagaggaagagagaatttgAAGTAG